In the Anoplopoma fimbria isolate UVic2021 breed Golden Eagle Sablefish chromosome 7, Afim_UVic_2022, whole genome shotgun sequence genome, one interval contains:
- the LOC129093882 gene encoding ectonucleotide pyrophosphatase/phosphodiesterase family member 7-like, with translation MLLCLAVLCLIGNSFCAVMPRDTKESGSTRNKLLLISFDGFRWDYDRDVDTPNLDKMAQEGVTAQYVTPPFLTITSPSHFTLLTGRYVENHGVIHNMWFNTTTQEKKQYYMTQFVDSYWDNGSLPIWITAQRQGLKAGSLHFPGTAATYKGEIVKVRQVEPRFYDHSNETDWRLNIDKVIGEWFHQQDLDFVSLYFGEPDLAGHKYGPDSTERREMVQQVDRTVGYIRDKIHDHGLTDRLNIIITADHGMTTVLRDGLVEEIILSKIPGFSFRDIQFHLVDYGPAGMLLPKEGMLEKVYQALKGSHPHLHVYKKEDMPARLHYSNHPRLLPIILFADPGYVINGLLPVQFHKGEHGFDNQVMDMKPFFRVVGPDFQKNMVSGPFETVNLYPLMCHLLGINPEINDGHLENTRHMLVPKKNNNPEINAQLQVVIGLSAVTGFLVLVFIVTTSYALCKRSRTKSSFETKHAAGEEEKGMRQSSF, from the exons ATGCTGCTCTGCCTTGCTGTCCTCTGCCTCATAGGCAACTCTTTCTGTGCTGTTATGCCACGCGACACTAAAGAATCTGGGTCCACCAGGAACAAGTTGCTGCTCATCTCCTTCGACGGTTTCCGCTGGGATTATGACAGAGATGTGGACACTCCTAACCTGGATAAGATGGCTCAGGAGGGGGTGACGGCACAATATGTCACACCACCGTTCCTCACCATCACCAGCCCCTCACACTTTACCCTGCTCACAG GACGTTACGTTGAGAATCATGGAGTAATCCACAACATGTGGTTCAACACTACCACTCAGGAGAAGAAGCAGTACTACATGACTCAGTTTGTTGACTCCTACTGGGACAATGGCAGCTTACCCATCTGGATAACAGCACAGAGACAG GGTTTGAAAGCAGGTTCTCTGCATTTCCCTGGCACAGCAGCCACATACAAAGGAGAGATTGTGAAGGTTAGGCAAGTGGAACCTCGTTTCTATGATCATTCTAACGAGACAGATTGGAGGCTGAACATCGACAAGGTGATTGGAGAGTGGTTCCATCAACAGGACCTGGACTTCGTCTCCTTGTATTTTGGAGAACCAGATTTGGCTGGGCACAAATATGGGCCGGACTCAACAGAACGACGTGAGATGGTCCAGCAAGTGGACCGCACTGTGGGCTACATCCGGGACAAGATCCATGACCATGGCCTTACTGACCGGCTCAACATTATCATCACTGCCGACCACGGGATGACTACAGTTCTACGGGATGGATTAGTTGAGGAAATCATCCTCTCCAAGATCCCTGGCTTCAGTTTCAGGGATATCCAGTTCCATCTGGTGGATTATGGGCCCGCTGGGATGCTGCTTCCTAAAGAGGGGATGCTGGAGAAGGTCTACCAGGCTCTGAAAGGAAGCCATCCTCATCTTCATGTGTATAAAAAGGAGGACATGCCAGCTAGATTGCACTACAGTAACCATCCTCGACTCTTGCCGATAATCCTTTTCGCTGACCCTGGATATGTAATCAATGGG CTGTTACCTGTGCAGTTCCACAAAGGAGAGCATGGCTTTGACAATCAAGTCATGGACATGAAGCCTTTCTTCAGGGTGGTGGGGCCTGATTTCCAGAAAAACATGGTGTCTGGGCCTTTTGAGACAGTTAATCTGTATCCACTGATGTGCCATCTACTAGGGATAAACCCTGAAATCAACGATGGACACTTGGAGAACACCAGACACATGCTGGTCcctaagaaaaacaaca atcCTGAAATAAATGCCCAGTTACAAGTGGTTATCGGCTTATCAGCAGTGACTGGTTTTCTCGTACTGGTGTTCATAGTGACCACTTCCTATGCTTTGTGTAAAAGGAGCAGAACAAAAAGCAG tTTCGAAACAAAACATGCTGCTGGTGAAGAAGAGAAAGGCATGAGGCAaagcagtttttga
- the LOC129093883 gene encoding uncharacterized protein LOC129093883, producing the protein MQFMRRLTLVSAQQQFIIRAYHIPEIQTIGASRGPSANSGPTVFSHHLQLTPLLEHLISASQDAILNSVAPRTLSSYLTGWNSFKAFHASLGLPFPSLDVLTLTNFITFAHSLLKIKPSTIRVYISGINFFAKLSSGTPCPAASHLHITMLLKGLRKAEPHPTPKRLPLTSDLLTRCIQTLRSGYLSPFMDKALESMFLLAFFGFLRCSEFTAQNSDHHPSQHATMSDISIHHPDTIIYHLKRSKTNQSGPPQPIYIFRLNSYLSPFKPICDYISARLASGTSPQDPLFITETGKGATRTWFHHHFRQILHKSGIHPEYYSGHSFRIGAASTASSQGIPDHVIKILGRWSSPAYLTYIHSNLNDIRNAHQHLSS; encoded by the exons ATGCAGTTCATGCGTAGACTCACCTTGGTTTCGGCCCAGCAACAATTCATCATCCGAGCCTATCACATCCCAG AAATTCAGACGATTGGCGCCAGCCGCGGACCCTCTGCCAACTCCGGTCCCACTGTTTTCAGCCACCATCTTCAACTGACCCCGCTACTAGAACACCTAATCTCTGCCTCCCAAGATGCCATCCTCAACAGCGTCGCCCCCAGAACACTCTCATCATACCTCACCGGATGGAATAGCTTTAAAGCCTTCCACGCTTCCCTCGGCCTTCCATTCCCCTCACTCGACGTCCTGACCCTCACGAACTTCATCACGTTCGCCCATTCACTCCTCAAGATCAAGCCTTCCACTATACGGGTCTACATAAGCGGAATCAACTTCTTCGCCAAACTTTCCTCAGGCACTCCTTGTCCAGCTGCGTCCCACTTACACATCACCATGTTACTCAAAGGTCTCCGTAAAGCCGAACCACACCCTACGCCTAAACGTCTGCCCCTCACCTCGGACCTCCTTACCCGCTGCATCCAAACACTCCGTTCAGGCTACCTATCTCCCTTCATGGACAAAGCATTGGAGTCCATGTTCTTGCTGGCCTTCTTCGGCTTCCTGCGCTGCTCAGAATTCACCGCTCAGAACTCTGACCACCATCCATCGCAACACGCCACCATGTCCGACATCTCCATCCACCATCCTGACACCATCATCTACCACCTCAAACGCAGCAAGACCAACCAGTCTGGTCCGCCCCAGCCCATCTACATCTTTCGACTAAACTCATACCTGAGTCCATTCAAACCCATATGCGACTACATAAGCGCAAGATTAGCCAGCGGAACTTCTCCACAGGACCCACTTTTCATCACAGAGACAGGCAAAGGGGCCACAAGAACCTGGTTTCACCACCACTTCCGCCAAATCCTCCATAAATCCGGTATACACCCGGAATATTACTCAGGCCATTCATTCCGCATCGGGGCCGCCTCCACCGCCTCAAGCCAAGGAATCCCCGACCACGTCATCAAGATCCTCGGCCGCTGGTCGTCCCCCGCGTACCTCACCTACATCCATTCCAACCTAAATGACATCAGAAACGCACATCAGCACCTGTCCTCTTGA